One window from the genome of Eucalyptus grandis isolate ANBG69807.140 chromosome 7, ASM1654582v1, whole genome shotgun sequence encodes:
- the LOC104454104 gene encoding organelle RRM domain-containing protein 1, chloroplastic, producing MDAASSAVAVAVAASLPPKRPRDKTLFLPRRTVSAASSSFSFNLALSPRRRLPSASASSTSASSSSSPPLPYLSSDSVSRELRRWLVSTDAPPAGRDSKPEVVDFYVGVLRRVLGSERDAQMCMYDASREIPFGFRCEVDEDTARQLARVPGVLAVKPDPDYISAKEDFSDRQPGYLSDPNIGNPWLFPLGTTKQWLVRVDKPGVGVVTKAQMVDYYAQILAKVLGNEKDAQMCIYHVSWLSDYGFCCEIDEECARELADIPGVLSVQPDENYKSEIKDYGGSNLQNATGSAASSGADHTSPIRTKKLFVTGLSFYTSEKTLRAAFEGFGDLVEVKIIMDKISKRSKGFAFVEYTTEEAASAALKEMNGKIINGWMIVVDVAKSNPPRHSRGRPR from the exons ATGGACGCTGCTtcctccgccgtcgccgtcgccgtcgccgcctcgcTACCGCCCAAACGGCCTCGCGACAAGACTCTCTTTCTACCCCGGCGCACCGTCTCCGCCGCTTCTTCTTCGTTCAGCTTCAatctcgctctctctcctcgcCGCCGTCTCCCCTCTGCCTCCGCCTCTTCGACTtcagcctcctcctcctcatctccTCCCCTCCCTTATCTCTCTTCCGATTCCGTCTCCCGGGAGCTCCGCCGCTGGCTGGTCTCCACCGACGCTCCTCCGGCGGGGCGGGATTCGAAGCCCGAGGTCGTCGATTTCTACGTCGGCGTGCTCCGGAGAGTTCTCGGCAG CGAGAGGGATGCTCAGATGTGCATGTACGACGCTTCCCGTGAAATCCCCTTCGGATTTCGTTGCGAGGTCGATGAAGATACGGCTCGCCAGCTCGCCC GCGTACCTGGAGTTTTAGCAGTTAAGCCTGATCCGGATTATATATCAGCAAAAGAGGATTTCTCGGACAGGCAACCCGGTTACTTGTCTGACCCAAACATTGGAAACCCATGGCTGTTTCCATTGGGGACTACTAAACAATGGCTTGTCCGGGTGGACAAACCAGGAGTCGGAGTGGTTACTAAGGCACAGATGGTCGATTATTATGCTCAAATATTGGCCAAGGTTCTTGGGAA TGAGAAGGATGCGCAGATGTGTATTTATCACGTTTCCTGGCTATCCGACTATGGTTTCTGTTGTGAAATAGATGAAGAATGTGCAAGAGAGCTAGCTG ATATCCCTGGCGTTCTATCTGTTCAACCAGATGAGAATTATAAATCTGAGATAAAGGATTATGGAG GTAGCAATTTGCAGAATGCTACAGGTTCAGCAGCGTCCTCTGGAGCAGATCATACATCCCCTATAAGAACAAAGAAACTTTTTGTAACTG GTCTCTCATTTTACACATCTGAGAAAACATTACGAGCTGCATTTGAAGGCTTCGGGGATCTTGTGGAAG TGAAAATCATAATGGACAAGATATCAAAAAGGTCAAAAGGATTTGCTTTTGTTGAGTATACTACGGAGGAAGCTGCAAGTGCAGCACTGAAAGAGATGAATGGCAAG ATCATAAATGGCTGGATGATAGTCGTTGATGTTGCAAAGAGTAACCCACCACGCCACAGCAGAGGCCGCCCCAGATAA